Within Flagellimonas maritima, the genomic segment CTGATACTATCACCCACACGTGAACTGTGCTTACAGATTACCAACGAACTAAAATTATATTCAAAATACGTTAAGGGTCTCAATACCGTAGCTATTTATGGTGGCGCAAGCATTTCTGATCAAGCAAGACAGATCAAACGCGGTGCTCAGATCATTGTTGCTACGCCAGGACGAATGAAGGATATGATCGGACGTAGAATGGTCGATATTTCAAAAATCGATTATTGCGTTCTTGATGAAGCGGATGAAATGTTGAACATGGGCTTCTTTGAAGACATTAAAGATATTTTATCCAATACCCCGCAGGAAAAATTAACATGGTTGTTTTCCGCTACCATGCCCAAAGAGGTATCTATCATCGCCAAGAAATTCATGAATAAGCCCCATGAGATTACCATTGGGACTAAAAATGCAGGAACTTCAACTGTGCAACACGAGTATTATGTAGTTGGTGGACGTGATCGTTATCCAGCACTCAAACGTTTGGCAGATGCCAATCCCGGTATTTTCTCCGTGATATTCTGTAGAACTAAAAGAGATACACAACGCGTTGCGGAAAAACTTATCGAAGATGGTTATAACGCTGGAGCACTACATGGCGACCTAAGCCAGAACCAACGAGATTTGGTCATGAACTCATTCCGTAAAAAACAAGTGCAAATACTCGTAGCTACAGATGTTGCTGCCCGTGGTATCGATGTAGATGATATTACACATGTTATCAATTATCAACTACCGGATGAAATAGAAACCTACACACACCGAAGCGGTCGTACAGGACGTGCTGGAAAATCAGGGATTTCAATGGTCATTGTCACTCGTTCCGAGCTTCGAAAAATTAAATCCATTGAAAATAAGATTAAGCAGGACTTTATCTCCAAAAAAATTCCAACAGGTATTGAAATCTGTGAGATTCAACTTTACCATTTAGCAAATAGAATCAAAGAAACTGAAGTCAATCCTGAGATAGACAATTACTTACCTGCAATAAATGATGTTCTTAAAGACATTGATCGAGAAGAATTGATCAAAAAAATCATTTCTGTAGAATTTAGCCGTTTTTATAACTATTACAGTAAAACAAGGGATTTAAATTCATCGGAAGGTGAAAGGGAGCGAGGAAATAATAAAAAATCCAAAGGTGATATTCCACCAAGTAACGGCTCAGTCCGTTATTTTATCAATGTTGGGGAACGTGACGGTTATGATTGGATGGCTCTCAAAGATTTTTTAAGGGATACTTTAAATCTGGAAAAAGAAGATATTTTCAATGTTGATACCAAAGATACTTTCTCCTTTTTTAATACAGATGCCCAAGTTACCGAACATGTGCTTAAAACCTTCACGGAATTTAAGGTCGAAGGTCGCTTTATCAACGTAGAAGTCTCAAAAAATCCTGGTGGCTCCGGTAGAGGTGGCAGGAAAAGAGATAAAAAACGTGGCCATAGAAAAGGAGGCGATAACAAGTCATTTAAAGGTGGCAGAAAAAATAATTCAGGTAAGAGAGGCGGAAAAAAACGTTCAGGGTTTTATTAGTTAATTCTATATTAAATGATAGTATAGACCTATTTATTTTTCTTTGTTTAGTACATTTATTGCCACAAAGATTGCATGGGAAGAGTCTTACTTATATTTTTTTGTCTCATTTCGTTTCGTTGTTTAGCGCAAAATGAAGATGACCCTACTGTAGATGGAGAGTTAAATGCTACGGTCATCAATGCGCAGACGAGTTTTCCAATGGAAAGCGTACACGTTGTCAACCTGAACCAAGTGGTTGGTACAATTACAAATCAGAAAGGTGAGTTTACTATTCCAGCAGCAGTTAATGACACCCTATATCTTTCTTTTTTAGGGTTTAAGTCACAAAAAGTGAGGGTTACCAATGATATGTTCAAGTTTGAAGGAACAGAAATTTCATTAACAGAATTGGCGTACGCTCTTGAAGAGGTCATCGTAAGGCCCTATCAACTTACTGGATATCTGGAAATAGATGTAAAAAATCTTCCTATCAATAATAACGCATATCAATACAGTATTTCCGGACTCCAAAAAAGTTATGAGGGGGGCAGTAAAAGTCCTAGTGCCGTAACCAAGGTTCTCGGTGCAATTTTAAACCCTGCCGATCTGTTGCGCAATCTTTTCGGAAAAAAGCCAAAACAGATGCGAAAGTTGCGCCAGATAAAAGAAGATGAAGATATAAGGAATTTATTGGCCTCTAAATTCGATAGGGAAACCCTTACCGAACTGCTTCAATTGGAAAAGGTAGATATAGAAGATATTCTAAACAATTGCAGTTATTCCAAATCCTTCATTGCAACGGCAAATGATCTTCAGATTCTGGATGCCATATCAAGTTGCTACGAAGAGTATAAAGTTCTCAACAGACGT encodes:
- a CDS encoding DEAD/DEAH box helicase, with amino-acid sequence MTKFEKLGLEKPLLDAISDLGFESPSEVQEKAIPILLEQETDLVALAQTGTGKTAAFGFPMIQKIQSESRTTQGLILSPTRELCLQITNELKLYSKYVKGLNTVAIYGGASISDQARQIKRGAQIIVATPGRMKDMIGRRMVDISKIDYCVLDEADEMLNMGFFEDIKDILSNTPQEKLTWLFSATMPKEVSIIAKKFMNKPHEITIGTKNAGTSTVQHEYYVVGGRDRYPALKRLADANPGIFSVIFCRTKRDTQRVAEKLIEDGYNAGALHGDLSQNQRDLVMNSFRKKQVQILVATDVAARGIDVDDITHVINYQLPDEIETYTHRSGRTGRAGKSGISMVIVTRSELRKIKSIENKIKQDFISKKIPTGIEICEIQLYHLANRIKETEVNPEIDNYLPAINDVLKDIDREELIKKIISVEFSRFYNYYSKTRDLNSSEGERERGNNKKSKGDIPPSNGSVRYFINVGERDGYDWMALKDFLRDTLNLEKEDIFNVDTKDTFSFFNTDAQVTEHVLKTFTEFKVEGRFINVEVSKNPGGSGRGGRKRDKKRGHRKGGDNKSFKGGRKNNSGKRGGKKRSGFY
- a CDS encoding carboxypeptidase-like regulatory domain-containing protein encodes the protein MGRVLLIFFCLISFRCLAQNEDDPTVDGELNATVINAQTSFPMESVHVVNLNQVVGTITNQKGEFTIPAAVNDTLYLSFLGFKSQKVRVTNDMFKFEGTEISLTELAYALEEVIVRPYQLTGYLEIDVKNLPINNNAYQYSISGLQKSYEGGSKSPSAVTKVLGAILNPADLLRNLFGKKPKQMRKLRQIKEDEDIRNLLASKFDRETLTELLQLEKVDIEDILNNCSYSKSFIATANDLQILDAISSCYEEYKVLNRR